In Mytilus trossulus isolate FHL-02 chromosome 14, PNRI_Mtr1.1.1.hap1, whole genome shotgun sequence, a genomic segment contains:
- the LOC134697364 gene encoding dolichyl-phosphate beta-glucosyltransferase-like: MDLMLIFSLTCVAIFFIILLGLVMLLVTSEAYPNLGRFDSEKVFTDPKKDEKEEFPSIHDPPSVDLSVIVPAYNEQDRLPMMMDEALEYLEKRQTESPSFTYEIIIVDDGSSDKTSETGLKYSKKCGTDKVRVLTLEKNRGKGGAIRLGMFVARGKLLLFADADGASKFSDYRKLEVEMKKINKKPDNLAIVCGSRAHLEEDSIAQRSFFRTILMKGFHFVVWFLCVRGIKDTQCGFKLLTREAAILLFSNLHVERWAFDVDMLYLAQYFSVPIAEVAIVWKEIEGSKMIPVWSWLQMGRDLILIRLRYLIGAWKIRSDVKSL, translated from the exons ATGGATCTGATGTTGATATTTTCCTTAACATGTGTTGctattttcttcattattttacTG GGTTTAGTGATGCTACTTGTTACAAGTGAAGCCTACCCAAATCTTGGAAGATTTGACAGTGAAAAAGTTTTTACTGATCCCAAGAAAGATGAAAAAGAAGAATTCCCAAGTATTCATGATCCTCCAAGTGTGGATTTGTCTGTTATTGTACCTGCCTATAATGAACAAGACAGAT TACCCATGATGATGGATGAGGCTTTGGAGTATTTAGAAAAAAGACAA ACAGAGTCTCCATCATTCACGTATGAAATCATTATTGTTGATGATGGCAGTTCAGATAAAACTTCTGAA ACAGGTCTGAAATATTCCAAGAAGTGTGGTACAGATAAAGTAAGAGTTCTAACATTAGAGAAAAATAGAGGAAAAGGAGGAGCAATAAGACTG GGTATGTTTGTAGCCAGaggaaaattattattatttgctGACGCTGATGGAGCCAGCAAGTTTAGTGATTATAGAAAGTTAGAAGtagaaatgaagaaaataaataaaaaaccagACAATTTAGCTATAGTTTGTGGTTCTAGAGCTCATTTAGAAGAAGATTCTATAGCACAG AGATCTTTTTTCCGTACTATATTAATGAAAGGATTCCATTTTGTTGTGTGGTTTCTGTGTGTTCGAGGCATTAAAGACACACAATGTGGATTTAAGTTATTGACGAGAGAGGCAgccattttattattttcaaatttacatgTAGAAAGATG ggCATTTGATGTAGATATGTTATATTTAGCACAATATTTTAGTGTTCCAATAGCTGAAGTAGCAATAGTGTGGAAAGAAATAGAAG ggtCTAAGATGATTCCCGTATGGAGTTGGTTACAGATGGGGAGAGATCTGATATTAATAAGACTAAGATATTTGATAGGAGCATGGAAAATTAGGTCTGATGTAAAATCTTTATAG